In the genome of Gloeotrichia echinulata CP02, one region contains:
- the nifT gene encoding putative nitrogen fixation protein NifT: MKVMLRMNDAGHLVVYVAKKDLEEEVVKQTDSDAGKVLTLANGWELEFTNLPEPQNLPQTVEAKRLS; this comes from the coding sequence ATGAAAGTAATGCTGCGGATGAATGATGCTGGACATTTGGTTGTTTACGTTGCTAAAAAAGACCTTGAGGAAGAAGTAGTCAAACAAACAGACAGCGATGCAGGGAAGGTTTTAACATTAGCAAATGGTTGGGAACTGGAATTTACCAATTTACCAGAACCCCAAAATTTACCCCAAACTGTAGAAGCTAAACGCCTCTCGTAA
- a CDS encoding (2Fe-2S) ferredoxin domain-containing protein: protein MGEKYLKLSELNFEGQFLGFVGDKPQKFKYMHLATPSGKVKIKLSQELRVSVGLSLVPGEQIRVDGICKLNPQTGKIKLKADGVQQVGFCPIQNLPSQPKAKIQICQKSGCLKRGGKGLLSDLEKTLCDRGLLDKVTIEHTDCQKRCSSAPNCILHIGKKQYKKVHPQAIASLLENHFA from the coding sequence ATGGGCGAAAAATATCTGAAGTTGTCGGAATTGAACTTTGAGGGACAATTTCTGGGTTTTGTAGGCGATAAACCCCAAAAATTTAAATACATGCATTTGGCGACTCCATCCGGAAAGGTGAAAATTAAACTTTCTCAGGAATTGCGCGTTTCTGTTGGTTTATCTTTAGTACCTGGTGAACAAATTCGTGTTGATGGTATTTGTAAGTTAAACCCGCAAACAGGTAAAATTAAACTCAAGGCTGATGGAGTGCAACAAGTTGGATTTTGCCCAATTCAAAATTTGCCATCCCAACCTAAAGCTAAGATTCAAATTTGTCAAAAATCTGGTTGCCTCAAGCGGGGTGGTAAAGGATTATTATCAGATTTAGAGAAGACTTTGTGCGATCGCGGTTTGTTAGACAAAGTGACAATTGAGCATACCGACTGTCAAAAACGCTGTAGCAGCGCACCTAACTGTATATTACATATTGGTAAAAAGCAATATAAAAAAGTCCATCCACAGGCGATCGCATCTTTGTTAGAAAATCACTTTGCTTAA
- a CDS encoding Uma2 family endonuclease, whose protein sequence is MSLTTAKRFTIDEYHRLIELGFFAEDNRVELIKGEIVNMVAKGTPHSVCETLLFRDLIKLLGDRALVRGQQPVIIPEYSQPEPDLAIARNVDDNYLSAHPSPEDILLLIEIADSSLKYDQEVKLPLYAQAGISDYWIFNLADNYLECYTEPYQYLQSKFGYRRKSIFLPNESVKLPSFPDLILDLSKVFPG, encoded by the coding sequence ATGAGCCTGACCACTGCTAAACGCTTCACCATAGATGAATATCACCGTCTCATAGAACTCGGCTTCTTTGCGGAAGATAACCGAGTTGAGCTAATCAAGGGTGAAATCGTCAATATGGTAGCCAAAGGTACACCGCATTCTGTTTGTGAAACTCTTTTATTTAGAGATCTGATCAAGCTTTTGGGAGATCGCGCTCTAGTAAGAGGACAACAACCAGTTATCATCCCTGAATACAGTCAACCTGAACCAGATTTAGCGATCGCTCGTAATGTCGATGATAACTACCTTTCTGCTCATCCCAGCCCAGAAGATATATTATTGTTAATTGAGATTGCCGATTCTTCTTTAAAATATGACCAAGAGGTAAAATTACCGCTTTATGCACAAGCGGGTATCTCTGATTATTGGATATTTAATTTAGCCGATAATTATCTGGAGTGCTACACCGAGCCTTATCAATATTTGCAAAGTAAATTTGGTTATCGCCGCAAGTCGATTTTTCTGCCTAATGAATCTGTTAAATTACCATCTTTTCCTGATTTAATTCTAGATTTATCTAAAGTGTTTCCAGGTTGA
- a CDS encoding 1-acyl-sn-glycerol-3-phosphate acyltransferase, producing MYQPQPPLEFIPPAFNPLFLRFVHLLLPSFIKWQTAITQIEADNVEVLADLYRQFQDNKIRFLLAFRHPQTEDPYSLGYLLSQLVPKVAQERNIGLESPIHAHFIYDRGIPLWAGSHITWVLSRLGGTPIQRGKADWTGLRSARDLFANGKFPIAAAPEGATNSLSEIISPLEPGIAQLGFWCAEDLLKAGRSEQVLIVPVGIKYSYVHPPWNAIAQLLGELEGSAGLPVNAAGQGNPTLESLYPRLLTLAEHLLSLMEQFYTRFYHQKLPDSKITSGEISDRNEALAVRLQALMNVALQISEQYFGLLSKGQWNDRCRRVEQAGWNYIFREEYKDIKSLSPIERALGNRIAEEANSRMWHMRLVESFVAVSGNYIRQKPTAERFAETTLILWQMMAKLKGEKTFPRPRLGQQRVKLTVGDPLSVSQRFPCYQGGRLGARQAVIDLTNDLQQALEGLIVKGNG from the coding sequence ATGTATCAACCACAACCCCCCCTAGAATTTATTCCTCCGGCGTTTAACCCGTTGTTTCTACGATTTGTCCATCTGTTGCTACCGAGTTTTATTAAGTGGCAAACAGCGATTACTCAAATTGAAGCAGACAACGTGGAGGTTTTGGCGGATCTTTATCGCCAGTTTCAGGATAATAAAATCCGTTTTTTGCTAGCATTTCGCCATCCGCAAACGGAAGATCCATATTCTTTGGGCTATTTGCTGTCTCAACTCGTGCCCAAGGTAGCACAAGAGCGGAACATAGGGCTAGAGTCTCCGATCCATGCTCATTTTATCTATGATCGCGGCATTCCTCTATGGGCTGGTAGCCATATCACTTGGGTTCTTTCTCGTTTAGGGGGTACTCCCATTCAGCGGGGTAAGGCTGACTGGACGGGATTACGTTCGGCGCGAGATTTGTTCGCCAATGGAAAATTCCCGATAGCGGCGGCGCCAGAAGGTGCTACCAATAGTTTATCGGAGATTATCAGCCCCTTAGAACCTGGAATTGCCCAATTAGGCTTTTGGTGTGCGGAAGATTTGCTCAAAGCAGGACGCTCTGAGCAAGTTTTAATTGTACCAGTTGGGATTAAATATAGTTACGTTCATCCTCCTTGGAATGCGATCGCCCAGCTTTTGGGTGAGTTAGAAGGGTCTGCTGGTTTACCTGTGAATGCAGCTGGACAAGGTAATCCTACATTAGAGTCGCTATATCCCCGATTATTGACTTTAGCAGAACATTTGCTGTCTTTGATGGAACAATTTTACACGCGATTTTATCATCAAAAACTGCCAGATAGCAAAATTACCTCTGGAGAAATCAGCGATAGAAATGAAGCTTTAGCAGTTCGTTTACAAGCTTTGATGAATGTCGCACTACAAATATCAGAGCAATATTTTGGTTTACTATCAAAGGGACAATGGAATGACCGTTGTCGCCGGGTAGAACAAGCTGGTTGGAATTATATATTTAGAGAAGAGTATAAGGATATAAAATCATTATCTCCTATAGAAAGGGCGCTAGGTAATCGCATTGCGGAGGAAGCAAATTCTCGGATGTGGCACATGCGATTAGTAGAAAGTTTTGTGGCAGTTTCTGGCAATTATATTCGACAAAAACCAACAGCAGAACGATTTGCGGAAACTACTTTAATTTTATGGCAAATGATGGCTAAACTCAAGGGTGAAAAAACTTTTCCCCGTCCCCGATTGGGTCAGCAACGAGTTAAACTTACAGTGGGTGATCCGTTATCTGTTTCTCAGCGTTTTCCCTGTTATCAAGGAGGTCGCTTGGGCGCCAGACAGGCTGTGATTGATTTGACAAATGATTTACAGCAGGCGCTGGAAGGGTTGATTGTCAAGGGTAATGGGTAA